The sequence below is a genomic window from Luteitalea sp..
AGCTCGATGCCGATATCGACGATGCCGGCGGGCTGGGTCACGTGTTTCAGGTGCTACGACACTGGCGTACGGACAGCGAGACGAGCCCGTACGACATTCACCAGATCTTGACCTTTCATCAACTGCTCGATCCGGGCTACCAGCTTGTGACGTGATGACGCGGGCCCCACCACTAGCCGCGTCCCTCACTTGTCCCGCCTTGTGACATAGACACTAGATGTTCTTCAGCGCTTCCCGGACCGACAACGGCGAGAGCGTTGCTCTGTGCCGCTCGACGTACGAGCGTACCCATTCCGGGTCTGTCTTGGCATGCTCCCGAAGCGCCCATCCGATGCCCTTGCGGATGAAGAAACCCTTCTCGGCCAGGTTGGGCCGAATGCAATCTTTCAGGAGCTTTGTGTCGGTGGCCACCACGGCCTTGATCTGGGAGATGATCGCGGTTCGGCGGCGCCAGATATCCTGGTCATGGGCCCACCGCAGCAGAATCGGCCGCACCTGCTCTGGATGGGTCAGCAGGATCGGCCCGACTCGACGGATCGCGACCTCGTCCACCAGGTCCCACCAGGCGCCAGTGACGATGAGATGGTCGTACAGTGGGAGCGTGTCGACATCCTGCCATCGGCGGTAGGGGCGGTGGCCGCTCAG
It includes:
- a CDS encoding DNA alkylation repair protein, which codes for MHSKPNRALIADVRERLAQAADPDKAAPMQAYMKSAMPYHGVQMPGVRAICRQLLAEYPIDNRNVWEATVRALFDQARHREERSVAIELSGHRPYRRWQDVDTLPLYDHLIVTGAWWDLVDEVAIRRVGPILLTHPEQVRPILLRWAHDQDIWRRRTAIISQIKAVVATDTKLLKDCIRPNLAEKGFFIRKGIGWALREHAKTDPEWVRSYVERHRATLSPLSVREALKNI